The nucleotide sequence GCTTCAACCTTTGACGCCTTAGGATCACTCCAACTCGTTTGGAGGTAATGCTGAAAACGGAGGTGCACCATGGAAATAAATCCAAACCTGGTGGGAACGCCACTTAAGAATTATCAAACCAAGATCAACTGGCAGGAAACCACCAATTATGCCGCGGCAATCCAAGACAATAATCCCAAATATTTTGATGACAGTCACGATGACCCGATTGCAGTGCATCCCATGTTTGCCGTATCGGTGACCTGGCCTATTTTAAGCCGGTTGGAAAAATTCATTGAATCCAAAGATTTTCCCCAAGAAATTTTGCTGACCCAGGTGCATTACAGTGAGCATCTTATTTTGCACCGCTTGATACACCCGAAAGATGAACTGTCCATAACCGGATCGTTAAAAGCCTTTTTACCGCATCGGGCAGGAACCCACACCATTGTCTGTCTTGATGCCAAAGACATGAATGGGACCCCTGTGTTCACTGAATATGTTGGCGCCATGTTACGGGGAGTATCCTGTGGAGAGGGAAAAAAAGCGGGTGAAGTACCTCCGGTTCCGGAAAATAAAACAGCAGCAGAAATTCTGTGGACATCCTCCATTCCTATTGATCCCTTACGTCCCTACGTATATGACGGATGCAGCAACATTGAATTCCCCATTCATACCTCGCCGAAGT is from Thermodesulfobacteriota bacterium and encodes:
- a CDS encoding MaoC/PaaZ C-terminal domain-containing protein; the encoded protein is MEINPNLVGTPLKNYQTKINWQETTNYAAAIQDNNPKYFDDSHDDPIAVHPMFAVSVTWPILSRLEKFIESKDFPQEILLTQVHYSEHLILHRLIHPKDELSITGSLKAFLPHRAGTHTIVCLDAKDMNGTPVFTEYVGAMLRGVSCGEGKKAGEVPPVPENKTAAEILWTSSIPIDPLRPYVYDGCSNIEFPIHTSPKFAKAVGLPGIILQGTATLAYAIRELVNNEADKDPARIAEIACRFTGMVLPGTDIKVCCTGKKSHQDFTDVFFEVLNNEQKKAIRSGYVKII